The Cucurbita pepo subsp. pepo cultivar mu-cu-16 chromosome LG15, ASM280686v2, whole genome shotgun sequence genome contains the following window.
TGCAAACATTAATACAAATTGTATAACAGAGAATTTGGTAAATCAAACTTACTTAACAATAACGTATGCAAAGATTCAAATTGCAGAATGGAGGATTTGGTAAATCAAACTTACTTAACAATAACGTatgcaaatattgtctgcaaCTTGAAGCATTACAAATTGCAAAATAAAGGATTTGGTTAAACAAGCTTACTTAACACAATAACATAGGCAAACATTGTCGGCAATCGAAAGCATTACAAATTGCAGAATAGAGGATTTGGTAAAACAAACTTACATAACATATGCAAACAATGTCgatttaatatcaattttcaaatatcaaatcgACCCAACGCTCGTCTAAATTAGGCTACTTATTAAtccttcaaaattcaaacttgcTGGTATTATCTTCAAAgctttgttattattatgttaggcttttcaaatatcaatattCGTtggtttttattgttttactCTCTAAACAATAACTAACAATAACGTATGCAAACATTGTCTGCAACTTAAAGCATGACAAATTACATAACATAGGATTCGGTACATCAAACTTAGTTAACAATAACTAACAACAATGTAGGCAAACATTGTCTCCAACTTGAAACATGATAAATTGCAGAACAAAAGATTTGGTATATGGagcttatttaaaaatatataataataacctATGCAAAAATTGTCTGCAACTTGAAGCATGACAAATTGCAAAACGAAGGATTTAGTAAATCAAACTTATGCAAACATGGTCTGCAACAAGCAttacaaattgaagaacacAAGATTTggtaaatcaaatttatttgacCATAACTAACAAAAACATAGTCAAACAAGTCACTTGAACCATGTCAAATTgcaaaacataatatttggtaaatcaagcttatttaaaaatatctaataataaCCTATGCCCAAAATTTCTGCAACTTAAAGTATTATAAATTGCAGAGAAGATTTGGTAAATCAAACTTATTTAACAATAACTATATGCAAACATTGTCTGCAACTTGAACTATTATAAATTGAAGAACAGAAGATTTGGTAAATCAAGCTATTTAAAACTAACTAACAATAACATAGACAAATGCAACTTGAAGCATGACAGATTGCATAACAGAAGATTTGATAAATCAAGCTTACTTAACGGTAACTAACAATAACACTTGAatcatgagtattttttaaacttaatataGTAGTACGtgtatttaaaagtattaattccaatttttttaaaaaatttaagaggattattgaaatatattattattcttcttattattattattatttttacacaTGACttatcatatattaaaaaccAATCCCtcctcaaaaagaaaaaaaaaaaatagtaaaaattagTTGTATCatcatttaatttgtaaaaattagTTGAAATAGTAGCCAGGTGAGGAGGTTGAGGAGGATGATGAGAAGAGCGAACGGCAACGGCGCAACCACACCGCCATTTTCCTGAGCTTGTTTCTTCTTCCGTGGAGGTGATTCTCAGGCGGTTTAGTTAGGGTTTGGTTTTCGAGGAGGAttatggaggaagaaaagaaaagccgaGAAGGGGGCAAGtatggaaaaaataataatggtccgtttttttttttttttactttaattaatttcaatcaattaattgatattttaatgataacaaacctacttttaattattaattattttcaatattttgaactgtataaggtcgggaataacgatttcaacgacttttcaattactcaaatcagagctaaaaggaagaaattacagccgagacaacatacccgacgtgatgatgtggcagcaaaatcaaaatgatggacaaatcaaaatatatcaaagtataatatttataattttgggaGAGTAACAAATTGTGGTgaagtttttcttattattatatttttaattaaagttatttttacaaaatataaatttgaatctaaccgttactcacctcgatttttattattaatatattatattattactatattatattataatatttataataaattttaaatcttcattttaccgttactcacataactttttattattattatattatattattataatattaaaaatttgaaataaataaatttaaaaaaatttcttatttatttacttttaatctccaccttccattCTTCCTACCACAATCCAATGGTTAATATTCAATTCTATGCCACTTTTCTcctctatataaactcatcttctccacattttaaaatacacaatTTACCTACCTTCTCCAATCCTCCActtacaagtttatttctcttcatcttattcttgagagggattattattatattgtgaggaaatagttgtgaATGTCctaaattgtaaatctactatttgagagagttgtgatgtgttattatcaaacccaaatacttgtatcggtttgatcctgcgccgtggaaaggattgagtttgctcttgaactcgtaaaaataGCGGTGTAGCAGTTTGGCTCTGGTCCGTGGAGAGAGtcgagaaagttctttattcaaattcccaagaggcgcttggggagtggagtaggtcgagtttgaccgaaccactataaaactacggtgtcattttcttaaactCTTATCTatttagtttcaaaattattattgtgatttattgcatgttataattttgttttattaattatcatcttctacaaataataacatatttttttaatcattacttttttattcgaatttgatttgattttattttcgCCCTCATAAATGTCTCCACTGCACTCCTCTCCACTTTTCTACaaataataacatatttttttaaccaaaccATGTTTGATAAGAGATTAAAAAACGGTGGGGAGAATCTACCTATATCAAACAAATTAGATGATTCACCAGAAATACAAATTTAAGCTCATTTGGAGTTGTAAACTAAAATGTCCTCGAGACAGATACAGGGGAtaatcatcataatcatcaaGGATACGGTCTGCAAAGCCATTAAAACCCATCGACGCCTTAGGATcttgtttcttctcttcttcaacccACTTCTTCTTTCTCAATATCTCAAACCCTAGCATCATCTCTGCCTCCTTCACTTACAGCTATTCCATCCACTATTACACTACCTATATGTTTCCTCCTACATTCTCCCGGTCATTTTCATGTCCAGACAACGCAATCACTAACTGGTATTATATaacttctcttctcttccatATCTTCTCTTCCATatgtttcatattttcattctcatttttgaaaaaaatgacagCAACTCTCCGACATTTGGTCCGTTCATCAGTTTCACCAACTTGCTTACCCAGTTACACCATCTCAACCTTCCCCTCATATCCACCCAAGGTTTGTCTAAATTATACTActcattaatttttcaaaatctcaaaCTCTTATTATCTCCaaatatctattaatttttctaaccaattctatttcaactttcaacctaaaaagaaaagataatatACCAAAAAATGCAGACAGGATAAAATATAGTATGTTAAAGTATGTAGACTAGATAAAATATAGTATGTTAAAGTATGTAGACTAGATAAAATATAGTATGTTAAAGTATGTAGACTAGATAGAAGATAGTATGTCAAAGTATGTAGACTAGATAGAAGATAGTATGTCAAAGTATGTAGACTAGATAGAAGATAGTATGTCAAAGTAGGTATACCTGATAAAAGGAGCTGTGACctcaataaaaaatcaatgtcACCCAGGTTATCTTATTCTTATTAAGttaccataataataattttatttttatttttatttttgtgccGCCTCCGGTTGGATATATACTGGTATTGCTGCCATTGAATCCGCCTACAAAATAAACTGCCATTGAATCCgcctacaaaataaaaaaaagggacAACTCATAGATCTCTCTATCATCTATCAAGCAACTCATCCATCACTTTTGGCTACATTTGAATAGTGGTGGAGGCGGCGATCCTAATATTGTGTTTCAATATGCAATGAAAACGTCACTATTTAGACCTATTTAGACAAAGTGATTATGGTAACAGGTAGTTAAAAGAGACCAGGTAAATatttacttcatttaaattggttttaaatttttattgtcaTTGTTGATTTAAACTAACTCATGTCAAGATTCCAATACTTGAGATTTGAAGAAGAACTAAACTTAATCATGGCTCTGTTCAATGGACCTGTTTGCATCTTGATTGCTTCTAGTCACCACAACTTTAAAAGATACAGAGAGGTAAGATTcattttgttatattaatcaaaatttatatatatattttttatcttttaacaTAGAATATTATTATCTACATTCACGGTATATACCACGGTCCATTCGGATGGTCGGTTGATCACTCTATGTTGGCAGTTGGATATACTCCTGACtatattatcataaaaaattGTTGGGGGAATATCATGGGGTGAAGAAGGGTACATTAAACTCTCCAGAAAAGCTTTTAAATATtctgaaatttttaataacatgTCTTCTTATCCAATAGTGTAAGAAGGGTATAGGAAACTCTCTAGAAAGCCTATGAAATATTCTCGAATTTTTTATGATGTGTGTGTCTTCTTATTCGTAAGAATGGTACATGAAACTCTCCAGAGAGGGCTATGAAATATtctgaattttttatattattggaTAAGAATATTTCATATCTTTTTCTGGAGAGTTTCATCTACCTTCTTATACTATTGGGTAAGAAGACACAcatcataaaaaattacaGAATATCTCATGGCCGTTCAAGAGAGATTTATGTACCCTATTAGATAAGAAGACACATCATTAAAAATTCCAGAATATTTCAAAGCCTTTTTGGGGAGTTTCATCACCATTCTTCACCACATGATATTCCCCAACAGAAATATATCCAACTGCCAACACAGAGTGATCAACCGACCTTCCGAACGGACCGTGGTATATATCCTAGATGTAGATAATAATATTCTGAtgttaaaagataaaaagtatatatataaattttgattaatataacaaaattaatctTACCATTCTGTATCCTTCAAAATTGTGGTGACTAAAACAATAAGATGCAAACAAGTCCATTGCATAGAGGCATGATTAAGTTAGTTCTTCTTTCAATCTGAAGTAATGGAATCTTCGTATTTGAACCGTCTACATTAGATTGACATTAGTTAGTTTAAATCAACCattacaataaaaatttaaaaccaatttaaatgaagtaaatATTTACCTGGTCTCTTTTAAACTTACCATAATCACTTTGTCTGTCTAAATATTGGCGTTTTCATTGCATATTGAAACACAATATTAGTTAGTTTAAATCAACCattacaataaaaatttaaaaccaatttaaatgaagtaaatATTTACCTGGTCTCTTTTAAACTTACCATAATCACTTTGTCTGTCTAAATATTGGCGTTTTCATTGCATATTGAAACACAATATTAGTTAGTTTAAATCAACCattacaataaaaatttaaaaccaatttaaatgaagtaaatATTTACCTGGTCTCTTTTAAACTTACCATAATCACTTTGTCTGTCTAAATATTGGCGTTTTCATTGCATATTGAAACACAATATCAGGATCGCCGCCTCCACCACTATTCAAATGTAGCCAAAAGTGATGGATGAGTTGCTTCGAAGAGAGATCTATGAGTTgtcccttttttattttgtaggcGGATTCAATGACAGCAATACAATACCAGTATATATCCAACAGGAGGCggcacaaaaataaaaataaaaaatattattattattatagtaaCTTAATAAGAATAGAGGAcatagattttttattgagGTCACAGCTTCAGTCTACATACTTTGGCATCCTATCTCCTGTCCAGTCTACCTACTTTGTCATACTATATTTTCTCACGTTTGCATTTTTTGGTATACTATCTTTTCTCTTAAGTTGAAAGTTAAAATAGATTTGGTACTATATTTTTTCACGTTTGCATTTTTTGGTATACTATCTTCTCTCTTAAGTTGAAAGTTAAAATAGAAATggttagaaaaattaatagatgTTTGGAGATAATAAGAGTTTGAGATGAAATAGAATTggttagaaaaattaatagatatttGGAGATAATAAGAGtttgagattttgaaaaatgaatgagTAGTATAATTTAGACAAACTCTGGGTGGATATAAGGAGAAGGTTGAGATGGTGTAACTCGGTAGTAGGCAAGTGGGTGAAATTGATGAACGGACCAAATGTGGGAGAGTTGctgtcatttttttcaaaaatgagaatgaaaatatgaaacatATGTAAATATGGAATAGAAGACAAGTTATATAGATGAATAAGTACCGGTTTGTGATTGCTTTGTGTGGACATGAAAATGAGCAGGAGAAGGTAGGAGGAAACATATAGGTAGTGTAGATAGTGGATGGATAAGCTGTAGGTGAAGGAGGCAGAGATGATGCGTAGGTTTGAGATATTGAGAAAGAAGAAGTgggttgaagaagagaagaaaaaggatcCTAAAGCGTCGATGGGCTTGAATGACTTTGCAGACCGTACCGTATAAAGAAGCGGCTACGAGTAAAGAAGCTGCTGCTCCTTCACTATATAAAGGATCCTCCCGACTGCTTATTCAATATCACTGTTGGAGGGGTTGCTTGTTTAATCTCTATGAACAAGTGGTGACACGGGTTGCAAGTTATCGTCCACTCtgttcaagatttttttttatagacaGAAGTTGGACGGAGTTGACGCCGTGTGGTTGATGAATGGAAGAAACGGGTGAACATGGTCGCCATTCTTTTCATAGAGATTGAACTAGCAGTAGCTCCTTTCAATCAGATTGGGTgtatccaaaaagaaaaagcagcAGTTGCAGGGTCGAAGCAAGACTGTATCAGATTGGGCCTATCCAAAATCTACTATCAGATTGGGCTTAGGCctcatcaaaataaaaatgaaatttgcaCAAATGATTAGAGTTGTAAGATTAGAAGGAGCTCATAGGATCAAAAGGttactaaaaaatttactgcaaatttgaagaaatgaaaagcaAGAGAGTTATAGAGTCGAAGAAGTCATAGAACTAACTGGTTTATCCAAAATCTCTTGGGCTACGAGGACGATGAGTCGTTAACGTGTACCTTTCTTGTTCGCAAATGGTTCAATACCCATACCAATCTCAGCGACAGAGTGATAAaggaagaaatcgaagaaATCGTAGAGAAGGGTCGGGAGTTTGGTGGTCTGTCTGTGGATATTTCAGCCATGACCTCTGTTCATTTCAGATCCCACAATCTCTTGCCTGCGAACCCAATTGGAAGATCGTTTTTGCATACACCAACGGCTGCAAGGAACCCCAGAATTCAAGCTAATATAAAAACCCAGTTCACCTCTTCTAGAACCCAGGTACGCCTTTTGCACAATCACATCATCTCTGGTTTCCAAACTAACCCTCCTGCAGAGCCAAGAAATGTATGGTTGGAAAGCTCTCTCCCATTAATCCCTTCGATTTGAATTCTGGCTGCAATGTGTTCTTTCAGAGGATAATGGACGGCATATCAGTTTCAGGGGAAGTTGGTGGTGCTGGTGGAGCATACTCATACAATGCTTTGAAGAGGTTGGATCAAATTTGGTCCAGAATTTGCTCTGGCCAAGAAGGTGACAAGTTTTCTGATCTGATCCTTTTACACGCCATTTTAAGCTGTTGGGGGATAGGCAAGGCAGGTCCAGTTCTATTGACTTCCTCCTTGTTTTACAGCTCCTGAAGCCGCACAGGAAGTCGTTCGTCGACTCTCTGGTGCGTTTAGCCGTTCCAATTTGGGAGAGAAAGCCACCGACACATTTGAtgtgttggtttgtggagGTACTTTGGGAGTGTTCATAGCCACAGCTTTAAGTTTGAAGGGTCTTCGTGTCGGTATTGTGGAAAGAAATGTTCTGAAAGGGGTAAATGTTCTTGACAATGGAGTTTAATCAATGAAAATGGAGTTTCTTAGACagtttttttgttggttgtCATGGGACAGAGGGAACAAGAATGGAACATTTCAAGGAAAGAGCTGATAGAACTCGTTGAAGTTGGAGTATTAACAGAAGATGACATTGAACAAGCTACTGCTATGAAGTTCAATCCTGTAAGTTTAGAATTTAGTTCATAACGTATGCAAACATTCTCTACAACTTGAAGCATTACAAATTGCAGAACAGATGTGCATTTGAAGGGAAAGGCGAAATCTGGGTTGAAGACATCCTCAATCTTGGTATCTCGTgagttcttttctttctttttacttttatattttcatcatACTCAAACTCAGTCTGTAAATCCGAATCGGTTATTCTGCCATTGCAGACCTGAGAAGCTTATAGAGATCGTGAAGGAAcgtttcatttttcttggCGGAGTCATCTTTGAGGGATGCAACGTTTCAAGCATTTGCATATACGATGATATGACTGTGAGTTGATTTTGGTTCTAAAAATTTGATCCTGCTATCATATTGAAGGATGATGAGAGGTGTGGGTAGCTAGAAAATGGGTCATTGTTGGAAAATACCATTTATTGCAACAACTTGTTTAACAATACGGCTGCTAAAGCTGCGAGTTCATGTTGTTATTCCTTTTGTTTTCCCAAAGGTGATGCAACTCTCTGATGGGAACATTTTATCTTCTCAACTCACTATTGATGCAATGGGGAACTTTTCACCTGTGGTGAAACAGGTAAAGTTCTACCTTGtttcagaaaaaaaagtttgtaaTATATGAATGCTACATAACCCATTTATGGCCTCACAATGTTGCATATAGTCATGTTGCAGATAAGACGTGGGAGGAAGCCTGATGGTGTTTGTCTTGTTGTTGGATCATGTGCTCGTGGGTTTAAGGATAACTCAACAAGTGATGTCATTTACAGCAGTTCATCCTTAAAAAAGGTTGGGACCTCAGAAGTTCAACTTTTCTGGGAGGTGAGTAAGCTTTGTTTTTGTGATAGCAGTATAGACTTTTTCCTGCTGAAGATGCAAGTTTTCTTACAATTTGACAGGCGTTTCCAGCCGGGTCGGGGCCTGTGGATCGAACTACTTACATGTTTACATATATCGATCCTCAACCAGGGTCACCTAAACTTGAAGATCTTTTAGAAGAATACTGGGATTTGATGCCAAAATATCAGGTTATCTTCTAGTTTACATATCACGCTGATTTCAATATGAACATCTCATTCATTCCCCTTTAAGACTTCAATGGCTTTTATAATAGTTTTAAACATGTTTCCATGGTAGGGAGTCTCTCTTGATGACTTGAAGATATTGAGAATTATTTATGGCATCTTTCCGACTTATCGTGACAGGTACAATGATCTTTATAGAACTTgaaatagtttctttttttccccccttCTATGGACTGCACAATCTAATATTTAGCATCTGATACACTTAACTTAATCAGCCCGCTGCCAGCTGCTTTTGATCGTGTTCTACAGGTAATGTAGATTTACCATTTCAAAACTGGAAAAGATTGATTGTCAAACGGTATATCCGTACAGAATACTAAATCTTTCTCCTGTAGTTTGGAGATGCAAGTGGCATTCAGTCACCCGTTTCATTTGGTGGATTTGGGAGCTTGACTAGGCACCTTGGGAGGCTGTCAACTGGTATGTCGTCCTTGTACAAACTTAGCACAACAAGCGTGCGAGAATGAACGCATTtctaataagggtgtggaaacttcttcctagcagacgcattttaaaatcttgaggggaaacccgaaaggaaaagcccaaaaaaatcaatatctgctagcagtggactcgAGTTAAGTTCTTGCATAAAGAACTAAGCAGTCCACAATAGGAcaggaaaaacaaagaacaaatcaACTTTATATAGTCGTCTCAAAAGGGATATATGAAGAGTTGCTAAATTTCGTATCTTGTTGATTTCAAAAGGGATATATGAAGCTGTAACAGGCAACTTCCTTGACTCTGATAGCTTATCACTGCTGAATCCTTACATGGTTGGTTAACATGCTGAATTCTGGCTACATATTTACTTTTCCCTTAGTGTAACTATTCAACTTCCTAAGCATAAATGTTTTTTGCAGCCTAATTTAAGTAGTTCATGGCTATTTCAAAGAGCTATGTCTGCAAAGCAACGATCAAACATTTCTCCATATTTTATCAATGAGCTTCTTCATGTAAACTTTCAGAGTATGCAGGTAAGCTTATACATTGAATAACATTCACAGTTTCTTCAATTCAGATATAAAAAACTTTTGTTCCCTTCACAGAGATTGGGGGATCCAGTACTAAGGCCTTTCCTTCAggtcatatttgttctttgatATGCTTAATCTTTGGAAGTTCTGCACGTTCATAAATTCAACCGAAACATAGTTTAAccgataaattattttgttgtgaCAGGATGTTGTGCAGTTTGTACCTCTTACCCAGACCCTAGGTCTAGTTATGTTAACTAAACCTCAACTTCTTCCATCAATATTCAAACAGGTGAGTTATATAAGTCCATTATAATTTGAGATCATTGAagcttttctatttctttgttGACTCAGTTTCCACATAGATATTGAATCTTGTTTTATTGAGC
Protein-coding sequences here:
- the LOC111811673 gene encoding uncharacterized protein LOC111811673 — translated: MTSVHFRSHNLLPANPIGRSFLHTPTAARNPRIQANIKTQFTSSRTQRIMDGISVSGEVGGAGGAYSYNALKRLDQIWSRICSGQEAPEAAQEVVRRLSGAFSRSNLGEKATDTFDVLVCGGTLGVFIATALSLKGLRVGIVERNVLKGREQEWNISRKELIELVEVGVLTEDDIEQATAMKFNPNRCAFEGKGEIWVEDILNLGISPEKLIEIVKERFIFLGGVIFEGCNVSSICIYDDMTVMQLSDGNILSSQLTIDAMGNFSPVVKQIRRGRKPDGVCLVVGSCARGFKDNSTSDVIYSSSSLKKVGTSEVQLFWEAFPAGSGPVDRTTYMFTYIDPQPGSPKLEDLLEEYWDLMPKYQGVSLDDLKILRIIYGIFPTYRDSPLPAAFDRVLQFGDASGIQSPVSFGGFGSLTRHLGRLSTGIYEAVTGNFLDSDSLSLLNPYMPNLSSSWLFQRAMSAKQRSNISPYFINELLHVNFQSMQRLGDPVLRPFLQDVVQFVPLTQTLGLVMLTKPQLLPSIFKQVGIPVLLDWSGHFGMLGYYTFLSTFVDPIIRPFLSSLTPKMNFEWKRRLEAWKYGAGLDYKL